Proteins encoded in a region of the Deltaproteobacteria bacterium HGW-Deltaproteobacteria-4 genome:
- a CDS encoding mechanosensitive ion channel protein MscS — MGYFTDQPFFGNTVEMYIMTLGVFVVGVLSVYIFKKIIIYRLRIWAKSTVTRLDDLLIEGIEKAAIPLAYFAAFYLSVQNLNFSVKVEKGLSVATVVILTYCFLKAIITFISHLSRNYIMEENGDDRGKQIKGLTSLLNVIIWVLGLMFLLDNLGFKISSVIAGLGIGGIAIALAAQTVLGDVFNYFVIFFDRPFEVGDFLIIEDKMGTVEHIGIKTTRIRSLGGELLIFHNTDLTNSRIHNYKRMERRRVVFQVGVIYQTTAAQLEELPLMMKGIIERQQDATFDRAHFAGFGDFSLNFELVYYVLSAEYSHYMDIQQSINLAIFREFEKNGIEFAYPTQTLFMNKAAS, encoded by the coding sequence ATGGGATATTTTACGGATCAACCATTTTTTGGTAACACAGTTGAGATGTACATAATGACCCTCGGAGTTTTTGTCGTTGGGGTATTGAGTGTCTATATCTTTAAAAAGATCATCATTTACAGGCTGCGTATATGGGCCAAAAGTACTGTGACGCGATTAGATGACCTCTTGATTGAGGGGATAGAGAAAGCTGCTATTCCTCTTGCGTATTTCGCTGCATTCTACCTCTCTGTACAAAACCTTAATTTCTCGGTCAAAGTCGAAAAAGGTTTGTCTGTTGCCACGGTTGTCATTCTGACTTATTGCTTTCTCAAAGCAATCATCACTTTTATAAGCCATCTGTCCAGAAACTATATAATGGAGGAAAACGGCGATGATCGCGGAAAACAGATAAAGGGATTAACTTCTCTGTTGAACGTTATCATTTGGGTGCTGGGCCTGATGTTTTTGCTCGATAACCTTGGTTTTAAAATATCGTCGGTTATAGCTGGCTTGGGGATCGGGGGGATTGCCATTGCTCTGGCTGCTCAGACAGTTTTAGGTGATGTGTTTAATTATTTTGTCATTTTTTTTGATCGTCCCTTTGAAGTCGGTGACTTTCTAATTATCGAAGACAAAATGGGGACAGTCGAACATATCGGCATTAAAACCACAAGAATTCGCTCCCTTGGTGGAGAACTCCTGATCTTTCACAATACCGATCTGACTAATTCAAGAATTCATAATTATAAAAGAATGGAACGCCGTCGTGTCGTTTTTCAGGTCGGCGTCATTTATCAGACAACCGCAGCTCAACTTGAAGAACTCCCCCTGATGATGAAGGGCATTATCGAAAGGCAGCAAGATGCCACTTTCGACCGGGCGCATTTTGCCGGTTTTGGAGATTTCAGTTTAAATTTTGAGCTGGTCTATTATGTCCTCAGTGCCGAATATTCTCATTACATGGATATTCAACAATCGATAAATTTAGCCATCTTCCGTGAGTTCGAAAAAAATGGGATTGAGTTTGCCTACCCGACGCAGACTCTGTTTATGAATAAAGCAGCTTCCTGA
- a CDS encoding sugar kinase gives MSLLVIGSMAFDSVETPFGKADEVLGGSGTFFSVAASYFTDVRLVAVVGNDFPDEHLQMLRERNIDLTGVTMADGATFRWKGRYGFELNEAQTLDTQLNVFADFRPELPAGYAESEFVFLANIDPELQSEVLRQVRRPRLIAADSMNFWITGKREALLETLKGVDLLVINEGETRQLAGEANLIKAAKAVLNMGPKTLIVKRGEYGVLMFSPGEIFAAPAYPLEEVFDPTGAGDTFAGGFMGYLAATKNLEPENIRRAIVYGSVMASFTVEDFSLNRLKSLTIEEIDVRFKEFKMMTEFIAG, from the coding sequence ATGAGTCTCTTAGTAATCGGTTCCATGGCTTTTGATTCGGTCGAAACCCCCTTCGGCAAAGCAGATGAGGTCCTCGGTGGCTCCGGTACTTTCTTCTCGGTCGCAGCCAGCTACTTTACCGATGTCCGTCTCGTCGCCGTGGTCGGAAATGACTTCCCGGATGAACATCTTCAAATGCTGCGTGAGCGCAATATCGATCTGACTGGCGTGACGATGGCCGACGGCGCCACCTTTCGCTGGAAAGGGCGCTACGGTTTCGAATTGAACGAAGCCCAGACCCTCGATACCCAGCTCAATGTCTTTGCCGATTTCCGTCCCGAACTCCCCGCCGGTTATGCCGAAAGTGAATTTGTCTTTCTCGCCAATATCGACCCGGAGTTGCAGAGCGAAGTTTTGCGCCAGGTCCGGCGGCCGCGACTGATTGCTGCTGATTCGATGAACTTCTGGATCACCGGCAAGCGCGAGGCGCTGCTTGAAACCTTAAAGGGGGTCGACCTGCTGGTGATCAACGAAGGGGAGACCCGTCAACTCGCCGGCGAAGCGAATCTCATCAAGGCGGCCAAGGCGGTGTTGAACATGGGGCCGAAAACCTTGATCGTTAAGCGTGGCGAATACGGCGTGTTGATGTTCTCCCCCGGCGAAATTTTTGCCGCCCCGGCTTACCCTCTTGAGGAAGTCTTTGATCCGACCGGCGCCGGTGACACTTTTGCCGGCGGCTTTATGGGGTACCTGGCAGCGACAAAGAATCTTGAACCGGAAAATATTCGCCGGGCGATCGTCTATGGTAGCGTCATGGCCTCCTTTACCGTTGAGGATTTCAGCTTGAACCGCTTGAAAAGTTTGACGATAGAAGAGATTGACGTGCGTTTTAAAGAGTTTAAAATGATGACAGAGTTCATCGCCGGGTAG
- the mtnP gene encoding S-methyl-5'-thioadenosine phosphorylase: MAQTVIGVIGGSGLYEIDGLNNVREVVVETPYGPTSDVLVTGDLHGVQMVFLPRHGRGHRLLPSEVPFTANIYALKKLGVQRIISVSAVGSMREEIVPGHIVIPDQFFDRTLGKRPMTFFGEGIAGHVQFADPVCKDISTVLYNAAQGVGATVHRGGTYLCMEGPQFSTRAESQIYRSWGVDIIGMTNINEARLAREAEICYGTIALATDYDCWHTAHDDVSIEAIIAIIQQNVAMARRIIAGAVAQLAVERDCVCKDALQFAIMTDKKLIPAATKEKLAVIMGRYLD, encoded by the coding sequence ATGGCACAAACTGTGATCGGCGTCATCGGCGGTAGCGGTCTTTACGAAATCGATGGTTTGAACAATGTTCGAGAAGTGGTGGTCGAGACCCCCTATGGGCCGACTTCGGATGTGCTGGTGACCGGCGACCTGCACGGGGTGCAGATGGTTTTTCTTCCCCGTCATGGCCGCGGCCATCGTCTCCTGCCGTCGGAAGTCCCTTTTACCGCTAATATCTATGCGCTGAAGAAGCTCGGCGTGCAGCGGATCATCTCGGTCTCGGCGGTCGGCAGCATGCGGGAAGAGATCGTCCCCGGCCACATCGTCATCCCTGATCAGTTCTTCGACCGCACTCTTGGCAAGCGTCCCATGACCTTCTTTGGTGAAGGGATCGCCGGCCATGTGCAGTTTGCTGATCCGGTCTGTAAAGATATCAGCACCGTCCTCTACAACGCTGCGCAGGGAGTCGGGGCGACGGTCCATCGCGGTGGCACCTATCTGTGTATGGAGGGGCCGCAATTCTCGACTCGGGCAGAATCGCAGATTTACCGGAGTTGGGGGGTCGACATCATCGGCATGACCAATATTAACGAAGCGCGACTGGCTCGGGAAGCAGAGATCTGTTACGGCACGATCGCCCTGGCGACCGACTACGACTGCTGGCATACTGCCCATGATGATGTCTCGATCGAAGCGATTATTGCTATCATCCAGCAGAATGTCGCGATGGCGCGCAGGATTATCGCCGGTGCTGTTGCTCAGTTGGCAGTGGAGCGGGACTGTGTCTGCAAGGATGCTCTGCAATTTGCGATCATGACCGATAAGAAACTGATCCCGGCGGCGACCAAAGAGAAGTTGGCGGTGATCATGGGCCGCTATCTCGATTAA